A region from the Serinibacter arcticus genome encodes:
- a CDS encoding sulfite exporter TauE/SafE family protein, which yields MSDLAALDLPLLGWLVLGVSALVVGIAKTSIGGVAALPVAGFATFLPAKESTAAVLLLLIVGDVIAVRLYRRGADWAMLRRLLPAVLPGIVLGALLINVVDDRTMTLVIAGCILAALSVQLWLRLRPAAALPNPGHPHLAATIGAGTAAGFTTMVANAAGPVMAVYLLAARVDKLRFVGTNAWFFLLVNVSKVPFSAGLGLFPPATLQLTLVLVPVVLVGAWIGRRVLRAVDQRLFELLTVTAALVAAAALLTRAALTG from the coding sequence GTGAGCGACCTCGCCGCGCTCGACCTCCCGCTGCTCGGGTGGCTCGTGCTCGGCGTCTCGGCCCTCGTGGTCGGCATCGCGAAGACCTCGATCGGCGGCGTCGCCGCGCTCCCGGTCGCCGGCTTCGCCACCTTCCTCCCCGCGAAGGAGTCGACGGCGGCGGTGCTGCTGCTCCTCATCGTCGGCGACGTCATCGCCGTCCGCCTGTACCGGCGCGGCGCGGACTGGGCGATGCTGAGGCGCCTGCTCCCCGCCGTCCTGCCCGGTATCGTTCTCGGCGCGCTGCTCATCAACGTCGTCGACGACCGCACCATGACCCTGGTCATCGCCGGCTGCATCCTCGCCGCGCTCTCGGTGCAGCTCTGGCTGCGCCTCCGGCCCGCCGCCGCGCTGCCGAACCCCGGCCACCCGCACCTCGCCGCCACGATCGGGGCCGGCACGGCGGCCGGATTCACCACGATGGTCGCCAACGCCGCCGGCCCGGTGATGGCCGTCTACCTGCTCGCAGCCCGCGTCGACAAGCTGAGGTTCGTCGGCACGAACGCCTGGTTCTTCCTGCTCGTCAACGTCTCCAAGGTGCCGTTCTCCGCCGGGCTCGGGCTCTTCCCGCCTGCGACGCTCCAGCTCACCCTCGTCCTCGTGCCCGTCGTGCTGGTGGGGGCCTGGATCGGGCGCCGCGTGCTGCGCGCCGTCGACCAGCGCCTGTTCGAGCTGCTCACCGTCACGGCGGCGCTCGTGGCCGCCGCCGCGCTGCTCACGCGTGCGGCCCTGACGGGCTGA
- a CDS encoding TetR/AcrR family transcriptional regulator, producing MRPSNRMRILDAAVAVVEEQGVAAVTFDAVAAAAGLTRGGVTYHFPSREGLVTALHEHVAQQWERELEAACGSTAARATPTQRLLAYVAVNRRAASRAELQLALESGATPDLAAIWHGVTGRWLPGPDDDVPDSHRLAVIAADGLWVHEALSGIALPPERRAELADRIVALVTDAPATRAPATDA from the coding sequence GTGAGACCGAGCAACCGGATGCGCATCCTCGACGCCGCCGTGGCCGTCGTCGAGGAGCAGGGGGTCGCCGCCGTCACCTTCGACGCGGTGGCCGCCGCCGCGGGCCTGACGCGCGGCGGCGTGACCTACCACTTCCCCTCGCGCGAGGGGCTCGTGACCGCGCTGCACGAGCACGTCGCCCAGCAGTGGGAACGCGAGCTCGAGGCGGCGTGCGGCTCGACCGCCGCACGGGCCACCCCGACCCAGCGCCTGCTCGCCTACGTCGCCGTCAACCGTCGGGCGGCGAGCCGGGCCGAGCTCCAGCTGGCCCTCGAGTCGGGCGCCACGCCCGACCTCGCGGCGATCTGGCATGGCGTGACCGGACGCTGGCTGCCCGGGCCGGACGACGACGTCCCCGACTCCCACCGTCTCGCGGTGATCGCGGCCGACGGGCTCTGGGTCCACGAGGCACTCTCCGGCATCGCGCTGCCCCCCGAGCGGCGGGCCGAGCTCGCCGACCGCATCGTCGCGCTCGTCACCGACGCCCCGGCCACGCGCGCCCCGGCCACCGACGCGTGA